One stretch of Campylobacter sp. CCS1377 DNA includes these proteins:
- a CDS encoding ParB/RepB/Spo0J family partition protein has protein sequence MGLNKDKGLSSLISDMDEVYSRELGLDLDRVEEIFIDNIKTNPFQPRKDFDQIALNELAQSIQTYGLIQPIILLKKDENSYILIAGERRLRACKILGFDKIKAVVADIDENKLRELALIENIQRENLNPIELAYSYKDLIDEHKITQEELAVIVHKSRSQIANTLRLLTLDENTQKLIREGKISQGHAKVIAGLEAKDEKMLVNTILGQRLSVRDTEKIVQKMKNKHQSTMNDEISSELKKLQEIFNKLGVVSKVKQSEIVLSCSDVTKIRKLNKILATCV, from the coding sequence ATGGGTTTAAATAAAGATAAAGGGCTTAGTTCGCTTATTAGCGATATGGATGAGGTTTATAGCAGGGAATTGGGGCTTGATTTAGATAGGGTAGAAGAAATTTTTATAGACAATATCAAAACCAATCCCTTTCAACCGCGTAAAGATTTTGATCAAATAGCTTTAAATGAACTTGCACAATCAATTCAAACTTACGGTTTGATTCAGCCTATTATTTTATTAAAAAAAGATGAAAATTCTTATATTCTTATTGCAGGTGAAAGAAGACTTAGGGCATGTAAAATTTTAGGTTTTGATAAAATTAAAGCTGTTGTGGCTGATATTGATGAGAATAAATTAAGAGAGCTTGCTTTAATAGAAAATATTCAAAGAGAAAATTTAAACCCTATTGAGTTAGCTTACTCTTATAAAGATCTTATTGATGAGCATAAGATTACCCAAGAAGAACTTGCAGTTATTGTTCATAAGTCAAGATCTCAAATTGCCAATACTTTGCGTTTATTAACTCTTGATGAAAATACACAAAAACTTATTCGAGAAGGTAAAATTTCACAAGGACATGCTAAAGTGATTGCGGGACTTGAAGCAAAAGATGAAAAAATGCTTGTAAATACCATATTGGGTCAAAGGTTGAGCGTAAGAGATACAGAAAAAATAGTCCAGAAAATGAAAAATAAACATCAAAGTACAATGAATGATGAAATTAGTTCTGAGCTGAAAAAATTACAAGAGATATTCAATAAGTTAGGTGTGGTAAGTAAGGTTAAGCAATCAGAAATTGTTTTGTCATGTTCTGATGTTACAAAAATTAGAAAACTAAATAAAATACTTGCTACTTGTGTGTGA